The window TGTTAGATAGAGCAAAATCGTGAGTGAAACGTAAGGGCTGAATAATAACTGCCACATCCAAGCTCTTGGTTTAAAACCGATACCATAAACCATGCTCGAGCATACAGCCCAGATGAACATAGGCCCAATGATAGCGTTAAAGCCACCGATGCTTGCCGCATACGTTTCAGGATCCCACATTACTAAACCAACATGCATGAAACCCAATATTAGGGATAAAGCTCTTAACAGAGTCTTATCCATTGGTTGATGCAATTTAGCAACTTGCTCTGCGAGATTACTCACTGTCTTTATCCATCATTTCTGAATGCTCAAGCCAAAGAGCATTGATGATGCCGAATGCACATGCTAGAAGTACACCCAAAATCCATGCGAAATACCACATAAAATTTCTCCTAAGTTATTTAACTTCTAGCTTAGTAAGCTGAAACGTCGTTATCTTCGATGTGTTTCTTATCTAGACGACCAAACATTTTGTAGTATGTCCAAGTCGTGTAGCCCAGAATCACAGGAACCATTACCGCCGCAACTCCAGTCATAAGCCCAAGCGTTAGCTCACTTGCTGTTGAATCCCACATAGTCAAACTATGGCTAGGGTTCAGGCTAGATGGCATTACGAATGGGAACATTGCAAAACCAGCCGTTAAAATAACACCAGCGTTAGATAGGCTTGAGAACAAGAATGCGAAACCACCACGCTCAAAGCGAGATGCAATCACAGCAAGCAGTGGCATTGCTACACCAAGAATCGGTGCAGCCCACATTGCTGGATACGTTTCGAAGTTTGTCATCCAAGCACCAACTTGAAGTGATACTTCTTTGTTTAGTGGGTTTGAATCAGCAAACGTATCGATAGTACTTGTAATTACATAGCCTTCGATAGATTGAACCCAGAAGCCACCAATAACGAATAGAGCAATAGCAATTAGGCCAGTGATCTGAGCAACGTTACGAGCGCGACTGTGCAGCTCTTCTGTTGTCTTCATTTGAAGCCATGTTGCACCTTGCATCACGAACAACATCAGAGCCAACACACCACAAAGCAATGCAAACGGGTTTAGCAGAGCGAAGAACGTACCATGGTACTTAGACATCATGAATTCGTTCAGTTCGAATGGAACACCTTGTAATAGGTTACCAAATGCCACACCGAAAATGATTGGTGGAACTGTGCCACTAAAGCAAAGTGCGTAGTCCCATGTTTTACGCCATTTTGGATCTTCAATCTTAGAACGGTAATCAAGAGCAAGTGGTCGTAACCAAAGCGCTGCTAACGTCGCGTACATCGCGAAGTAGAAACCAGAGAAAGACGTCGCGTAAACCAAAGGCCATGCAGCAAACAATGCACCACCAGCCGTAATCAACCAAACTTGGTTGCCATCCCAGTGAGGGGCAATCGTGTTTAGCATAATACGACGTTCAGTGTCGCTCTTACCGATAACAGGTGAAAGGGCTGCAACACCCATATCGAAGCCATCAGTTACGGCGAAACCAACCAGTAGAACACCGATCAATACCCACCAAATAAGTCGTAAGCTTTCGTAATCAAACATAATATTCCCTCACTTATACTTCGACTGAACGGCTAACTTTGTCTTCAACAGAGTTATCGTTTTGTTCGAAGTGGTAACGGCCTGTCTTTAAGCTACTTGGACCTTTACGTGCGAATTTCAGCATTAGGTAAACTTCAGCAATTAAGAACACTGTGTACAGTGCCAGAATAGCGAATAGAGAAGTCCAAAGCTGTTCAATAGTTAGTGCTGATGCAGCCACATTAACCGGTAGGATTTCACCAACCGCCCATGGTTGACGACCAAATTCAGCAACGAACCAACCCGCTTCGATCGCAATCCAAGGTAGTGGGATTGAGAATAGCGCAGCTTTAAGTATCCATGGTTTCTGTTCGATCTTCTGACGACACGTTTGAACAAACGCCGCACCAAATACAAACAACATGATGAAGCCACAAGCAACCATCAGACGGAATGACCAGAATAGAGGCCAAACTGTTGGGATAGAATCATCCGCAGCCATTTGGATTTGGTCTTCTGTTGCATCAACAACGTCGTCTGTGTAGCGCTTAAGAAGCAGACCGTAACCTAGGTCACCTTTCACTTCGTCGAACGCTGCAATGTTTTCTTCAGACTTGTCACCTGAACGTAGCTTTTCAAGCAGCTCGTATGCGTACATACCAGTACGGATACGATCAACGTGATCATCACGTAAGTCACGCAGGCCCGTTACTTCAGTATCAAGCGAACGCGTTGCGATTATACCCATTACGTAAGGGATTTTAATTGCGTAGTCAGTATTCATTGTTTCTTGGTTTGGAATACCAAAAACAGTAAATGCAGCTGGTGCTTCTTCCGTGTGCCACTCTGCTTCTACCGCAGCGAGCTTCACTTTTTGAACTTCACCAAGCTCGTAACCAGATTCATCACCTAGCACGATTACTGACAGGATCGCCGCCATACCGAAAGATGCTGCAATCGCAAAAGAGCGACGAGCAAAGGCAAGGTCACGACCTTTAAGAATGTAGTATGAGCTGATACCAAGGATGAACATTGCACCCGTTGTGTAACCAGACGCCACTGTGTGTACGAATTTAACTTGCGCTACTGGGTTTAGTACAACTTCAGCGAAGCTCACCATTTCCATACGCATGGTTTCAAAGTTAAATTCCGCGCCCACTGGGTTTTGCATCCAGCCGTTCGCTACCAAGATCCAAAGTGCTGAGAAGTTAGAGCCAAGTGCTACTAACCACGTTACCGCTAAGTGCTGACGCTTTGACAATCTGTCCCAACCGAAGAAGAAAAGACCAACAAAAGTAGACTCTAGGAAGAATGCAACAAGCGCTTCAATAGCTAGCGGAGCACCGAAGATGTCTCCAACGTAGTGAGAATAGTAAGACCAGTTCGTACCAAACTGAAACTCCATGGTTAAGCCTGTCGCTACACCAAGAGCAAAGTTAATACCAAACAATTTACCCCAGAACTTGGTCATGTCCTTGTAAATTTGTTTGCCAGTCATTACATATACTGACTCCATAATGGCAAGAAGAAATGCCATACCTAAAGTCAGTGGAACAAATAGGAAGTGATACATCGCTGTAAATGCAAACTGCAATCGCGACAGATCAACAACATCAATCATGGTAACTCCTTTGTGTCGGCTGAATGACACTTGTGTGATTATTCACCGCAAATATCCATGTTAAAACAATTTATATGATTGTTATTACAAATTGAAATTTGTAGCAAAAACGTACCGTTATAGTTAGATTATTGTTAAGCATGAGCTAATATAGCTGGCGCTAATATTACTGGTAAAATCAGTATGTTTCAAAAGGTTTATAGGAGAAGTCTGCGTTGATTTGTATCAATTTTATTCAAGCAAATTAGAGTTATTTTTAAACAATCATGATTAAAATCACACCAATTTTAGCGTTGTTAATAACCGCGCATGATATCTGTGACAAAAGCTCAGCACCACTTCAACATCCAAATTACAACTACCTATAAAGTATTAACAAAAGATATGACAGTTTATTTCATTTTTTGTTAGCTAAATCAAACTTGAAATCAAAGTTTCCATTTTTGAATTTCTCTATTTAGCCTTTTTATCGATTTGCTCAAAGAGTTGTTATTCAATAAAAACCAAAAAATCCCAGCGCTTATGCAACTGGGATCTTTAGAAATGAATAAGTTAACGATTTGAAGGTTTATCTATTCCGAAGTGTAAATACGCTCTATCGGTAGCAATTCGCCCTCTTGGTGTTCTTTGCAAATAACCCTGCTGAATCAAATAAGGTTCCAATACATCTTCAATCGTATCTTTTTCTTCACCAATCGCGGCTGCCATGTTGTCGATACCGACCGGACCACCACCAAACTTCTCCATAATCGCAAGTAGAAGCTTTCTGTCCATGTAGTCAAAGCCTTTGGCATCAACGTCCAACATATTGAGTGCCTTATCCGCTACGTCTGGGCAAATATGTCCGTCAGCTTTCACTTCCGCGTAATCTCGTACACGGCGTAATAAACGGTTCGCGATACGCGGTGTACCACGAGCACGACGAGCAATTTCTAATGCCCCATCCGACTCCAATGAAAGTCCAAGGCAATCTGCACTGCGCTGAACGATATTTTGAAGGTCTTCAACCTTGTAGTACTCAAGACGCTGAGTAATACCAAAACGGTCACGTAATGGCGATGTTAGTGAACCAGCACGAGTGGTTGCACCAATCAAAGTAAATGGAGGAAGGTCAATCTTGATAGAGCGAGCCGCAGGGCCTTCACCAATCATGATATCCAGTTGGTAATCTTCCATTGCTGGATACAGAACCTCTTCAACCACAGGGCTTAAGCGGTGGATCTCATCAATGAAAAGCACATCGTTTTCTTCGAGGTTGGTTAATAGCGCGGCTAAATCGCCCGCTTTTTCTAAAACTGGACCTGAAGTCGTACGGATGCTCACATCCATTTCATTGGCAACAATGTTCGCCAACGTGGTTTTACCTAAACCGGGAGGGCCAAAAATCAACAGATGATCCAGAGCTTCATTTCGCATTTGAGCGGCTTGAATGAAAATCTCCATCTGGTTACGAACGTGGTCCTGACCTTGATAGTCGGCTAGCGCCTTTGGACGTATTGCACGGTCGATAACATCTTCATCTTTAAAGACCGGATTATCCGGTGCAATCAGGCGATCGGCTTCAATCATAAATTCTGTTATTCCTAACTCTGCGTACAGGCAAAGTGAATGAGTCTATTTTGTAGAACAAGTGTATGAGGTATTAAACCATCGACTTCAGTGCTTCGCGAATCAATTGTTCGCTGGTCATGCCATCTTTAGCCACTTGAGCAACAACTTTAGAGGCTTGAGTCGGTTTATAACCCAAGGCAAGTAATGCGCTTACGGCTTCTTCTTCAGCATCGTGAACCGTTGGCATCGAGTCCATTGGCGCTGCATCTGTTGCAGGCGTAAACAGATCACCTGCGCCCCATCCTTTCAGGCGGTCTTTCATTTCAACAACCAAACGCTCTGCCGTTTTCTTACCAACACCCGGCAGTTTAACCAGTGTCGAGATATCTTCACGTTCAACGCTCTGAACGAATTGGCTTGCCGTCATTCCAGAAAGGATACCAAGACCAAGTTTAGGGCCGACACCATTCGCTTTAATTACTTCACGGAACAAAGCACGCTCTTTAACAGTGTTAAAACCATAAAGTAGCTGAGCGTCTTCACGTACCACAAAATGAGTGTAGATAATTGCTTCTTCGCCTACGTTTGGTAACTCATAAAAACAGCTCATTGGCATTTGAACTTCATAACCAACACCACTGACTTCAATCAATAATTCTGGTGGCTGTTTTTCTATTAATGTACCGCGGAGACGTCCGATCACAATTCACTCTCTTGATGGAATTTAATTTGAAGGACAGAATATAAAAGAACTGGATACTTATCCAGTTCTTTGTGTTTTTGAAGTGAATTATTTAGGCTTGTTTGGCTTGCGAGACCACGCTGTTCAAGCTCGCGACCAATTCTTTAACCGAAGTCACATGACCTGTTAGCTCAGAACCATAATTCGCGACTAAGCCTGACACCGATTTAGTTTCCGCCACACTTTGCGCCACTTCTGAACTGGCGAGATCGAGCTCTTTTAGCGAATTCATCTGCATTGCCATAATATTGGTGAGCTGATTAACATCTGTTGATATGGTTTGCACCTCAGAGATAATACCGTTCATCTCGCTCGCCGTGGTTTCGATGATTGCTCTGCCGTGTTCAACTTCTTCTTTACTGCGGTCTAACAGAGTTCGAATCTCTATCGCCGAATGACTGCTTTTCGCCGATAGCTCTCTTACCTGATCAGCTACCACAGCAAAGCCTCTTCCTTGCTCACCTGCGCGAGCCGCTTCGATTGCCGCGTTAAGTGCTAACAGATTGGTTTGCTCAGCAACCGAAGTGATCAAATCAGCGACTTTCATGATTTCTTGATTACTTTGAATGATCTGACTGATTGCATCGGTTGAAGCTTCTAGTGACTCTGAGCTCTTTTGCGCTTTGGTGCCAACCGCTTCGCTGCGCTCTTTCAGTTCACCCACAAATGAATTGGATTCTTCGATGCCTTG of the Vibrio lentus genome contains:
- the ybgE gene encoding cyd operon protein YbgE, whose protein sequence is MSNLAEQVAKLHQPMDKTLLRALSLILGFMHVGLVMWDPETYAASIGGFNAIIGPMFIWAVCSSMVYGIGFKPRAWMWQLLFSPYVSLTILLYLTVLRLI
- the cydX gene encoding cytochrome bd-I oxidase subunit CydX, encoding MWYFAWILGVLLACAFGIINALWLEHSEMMDKDSE
- the ruvB gene encoding Holliday junction branch migration DNA helicase RuvB produces the protein MIEADRLIAPDNPVFKDEDVIDRAIRPKALADYQGQDHVRNQMEIFIQAAQMRNEALDHLLIFGPPGLGKTTLANIVANEMDVSIRTTSGPVLEKAGDLAALLTNLEENDVLFIDEIHRLSPVVEEVLYPAMEDYQLDIMIGEGPAARSIKIDLPPFTLIGATTRAGSLTSPLRDRFGITQRLEYYKVEDLQNIVQRSADCLGLSLESDGALEIARRARGTPRIANRLLRRVRDYAEVKADGHICPDVADKALNMLDVDAKGFDYMDRKLLLAIMEKFGGGPVGIDNMAAAIGEEKDTIEDVLEPYLIQQGYLQRTPRGRIATDRAYLHFGIDKPSNR
- the cydB gene encoding cytochrome d ubiquinol oxidase subunit II; translated protein: MFDYESLRLIWWVLIGVLLVGFAVTDGFDMGVAALSPVIGKSDTERRIMLNTIAPHWDGNQVWLITAGGALFAAWPLVYATSFSGFYFAMYATLAALWLRPLALDYRSKIEDPKWRKTWDYALCFSGTVPPIIFGVAFGNLLQGVPFELNEFMMSKYHGTFFALLNPFALLCGVLALMLFVMQGATWLQMKTTEELHSRARNVAQITGLIAIALFVIGGFWVQSIEGYVITSTIDTFADSNPLNKEVSLQVGAWMTNFETYPAMWAAPILGVAMPLLAVIASRFERGGFAFLFSSLSNAGVILTAGFAMFPFVMPSSLNPSHSLTMWDSTASELTLGLMTGVAAVMVPVILGYTTWTYYKMFGRLDKKHIEDNDVSAY
- the cydA gene encoding cytochrome ubiquinol oxidase subunit I, encoding MIDVVDLSRLQFAFTAMYHFLFVPLTLGMAFLLAIMESVYVMTGKQIYKDMTKFWGKLFGINFALGVATGLTMEFQFGTNWSYYSHYVGDIFGAPLAIEALVAFFLESTFVGLFFFGWDRLSKRQHLAVTWLVALGSNFSALWILVANGWMQNPVGAEFNFETMRMEMVSFAEVVLNPVAQVKFVHTVASGYTTGAMFILGISSYYILKGRDLAFARRSFAIAASFGMAAILSVIVLGDESGYELGEVQKVKLAAVEAEWHTEEAPAAFTVFGIPNQETMNTDYAIKIPYVMGIIATRSLDTEVTGLRDLRDDHVDRIRTGMYAYELLEKLRSGDKSEENIAAFDEVKGDLGYGLLLKRYTDDVVDATEDQIQMAADDSIPTVWPLFWSFRLMVACGFIMLFVFGAAFVQTCRQKIEQKPWILKAALFSIPLPWIAIEAGWFVAEFGRQPWAVGEILPVNVAASALTIEQLWTSLFAILALYTVFLIAEVYLMLKFARKGPSSLKTGRYHFEQNDNSVEDKVSRSVEV
- the ruvA gene encoding Holliday junction branch migration protein RuvA — encoded protein: MIGRLRGTLIEKQPPELLIEVSGVGYEVQMPMSCFYELPNVGEEAIIYTHFVVREDAQLLYGFNTVKERALFREVIKANGVGPKLGLGILSGMTASQFVQSVEREDISTLVKLPGVGKKTAERLVVEMKDRLKGWGAGDLFTPATDAAPMDSMPTVHDAEEEAVSALLALGYKPTQASKVVAQVAKDGMTSEQLIREALKSMV